The Streptomyces puniciscabiei genomic interval GGATCATCGCGGGCCCGGTGCCGACCCCGGTGGGCCGGAACCTGCTCGCGATGCATCCGGACGGGTCGGTGTTCGAGTACGTCGACCAGCGGGGCTGAGCCGGTCAGCCGGTGTCGGGCCGCATCCTGAAGTCGTACCGGGCCGGGAGGGGTTCGTCGGTGAGCCGGGACCACAGCCGGCCGAGCGCCTCCTCCCCCTCCCGCAGGTCGGCGACCTCGAAGCCCGCGTCGAAGACCGCCCGCGCCTGTTCGGGCCGTCCCTCGGCGAGCAGCAGCTCGGCCTCCAGCAGCCGGAACCGGCCGCGCCCGCGGACGGCGGGCAGCAGCCGGTCCCAGACGGCGCGGGCGTCCGCCGTGCGTCCTGCCCGGAGCAGTGCCGGCAGGGCCTCCCGGCCGAGCGCGGCCACGGCGGCGGTCCAGGTCTCGCCGTCGTCGCGCCGCTCGCGGCACAGGTCGTCGAAGGCGTCCGCGTACCGTTCGGCGGCCCGTTCGTGGTGACCGGACTCCTGGTCGGCGACGGCCAGGCAGCGCAGCAACGGCCACAGGGACGGGGCGAGTTCGAGGGCGCGTTCCCAGCTGCGGACGGCCTGGGCCCGGTCACCGGCGTGCCACTGGGCGACGCCGAGGTGGTACTCGGTGTGCGGGGTGGCGGGCGCGGTCTCCAGCATGTCCCGCCAGTGCGGGGCGACGAGGGTCTCGCCGGGCGGCCGTACCCGGCGCGGCTCGGGCAGGGAGCCGGTGCGCAGCAGTTCCCGCCAGGGCGCCTGTGCCGCGCCGAGGGTGGACTCGGGGAACGGGGTGCCGGGCAGTTTCCAGTCGGAGCGCAGCACTTCGAGCGCGCCCCAGCCGGAACCGGCGGCCAGGATCTCGCCGGGTTCGGTGTCGGCGCAGGGCAGCCAGGCCGCGTACGCCTCCGCCACCCGGGCGCGTGGCAGGGCGGACTCCAGCCGTTCCTCGGCGCCCTGGACGGCACGGGCCCACTCCCCCTCGGGCGGTGCGTCGAGCGGGCCGTACGCCTCCAGCCAGGACACCTCGCTCTCGGCCTCCAGCCGGACGTGTTCCAGCTGGGTGCGGGCGAGCCCGGCCTGGATCTCGCAGTAGCCGCCGGTGCCGGGTTCGGTCAGCCACTCCTGCCAGCGCCGGCCGCCGGGCAGATGGCCCCAGACGAAGAGCTTGCGGCCGCGCAGGGTGTCGGTGGAGGTCTGCACCAGGCCGTGGCCGTCGGCGTCCAGCGCGGCGATCCAGCGGCGCCGGCCGTCCGGCACCTCGTAGAAGTAGTCGGCGGCATAGGGGCTGTTGAGGGGGTGGGTGCGGTCGATGCCGTCGTACGACGGGACGGGCACCCGGCGCAGCCGGCGCTCGTAGCCGATGGGGGCACCTCCCACGAAGTGGGGGAGCCAGGCCTCCTCGGCGGGGGCGAGGACCCGCCACTCCTCGGGCACCGCGATGTTGGACCACCAGTACGCCGGCACCGGCCGCTCGTGCGGGTTGCGGACGCGGACGCCGACGTAGAGGAAGTCGGAGCCGTCGGGGAGCCACAGGTCGACCTGGAAGGGCAGGTCGCGCAGCCGCTCCCACTCCCACAGGCGCAGCATCTCCCCGCCGTCCGGGGCCGGGACGCGGGCGGCGTGCAGGGGTGCGCAGGAGAGGGTGGTGTGGCCGGTGGCGCCGATGTTCCATTCGATGCCGCCGGAGTACCAGGCGCCGTTGAGGGCGAAGTTGGCGGGCTGGAACACCGGGTTGCGGTAGAGGAGTTCGCGTCCGGTCGGCAGGTGACGGAGGGAGGCGATACGGCCGCCCAGGCCGGGCAGGACGGTGGCGCGCAGCCGGTCGTTCTCGATCACCAGGGCGTCGAGGGCGCGGGGCTCGCGGGTTCTGTCGTAGCCGTCGCGGACGCGGACCGGCAGCAGGCTGCGCAGCGGCTCGTACCCGAGCTGGCGGGCCATGTCCCGGGGCAGGCCGTCCCGGCCGCGGTCGTCGATGCGGTGGACCTCGTCATGGGGGTCCCCCCGCTCGAGCGAAGCCGAGAGTGGGGGAGGGCGCAGTGGGGGCAACGGGTTGTCCGGCCCCAACTGCGCGGCGGGCAGCGTCAGTACCTCATGTCGGATCCTCGTCACGATCACCATGGAACCCGGCGTGGGGCCGGTCGGCCAGGGGACGTGCCGGTCAGGATTGCGCAAAGCCGCGGGAATCGGGACCTGTTGCCGACCGGTCTCAGTCGCGCATCTCGGCGGTGAGCGCCCAGCGTTCGTGATCGCGCCAGGCACCGTCGATGTACAGCATGGCCGGGGAGAACCCCTCCAGCCGGAAGCCGGCGCCGCGTGCCAGCGCGACCGAGGCGGTGTTGTCGGGCTGCACGTTGATCTCCAGCCGGTGCAGCCCGAGCGGGCCGAAGGCGTACCCGATGACCAGGTCGAGGCCCTCGCGCATCAGACCGCGCCCGGCGGCGTGCGCGAAGGCCCCGTAGCCGAGGGCACCGCATTGGAAGCCGCCGCGCACGATGTTGTTGATGTTGATGAACCCGGCGATGTTCCCGCTGTCCTTCTCGCACACCAGGAAGCCGGCCTTGGTCGGGTCCTCGATCAGCGCGCCCGCGTAGGCGGCGTAGGCCTCGTCGCTGTCCGGCGGGAACAGCCACGGCCGGTGCAGGTCCTTGCTCTCGCGGGCCCGCGCGGTGAACTCGGGCCCGTCTTCGAGGGTGAAGTGACGGATGGCCACGCGGGGGCCCTCGGCGAGGTAGTGGGGTGCGGTGTGCGGCATCCGGCCAGCGTACGGCGTGTCCGCCCGCGCCGGCGCCGGAAGAGCCCTCCGAGTGTCCGCCCGGGCGGGCTCCCGGGATCCG includes:
- a CDS encoding GNAT family N-acetyltransferase, whose translation is MPHTAPHYLAEGPRVAIRHFTLEDGPEFTARARESKDLHRPWLFPPDSDEAYAAYAGALIEDPTKAGFLVCEKDSGNIAGFININNIVRGGFQCGALGYGAFAHAAGRGLMREGLDLVIGYAFGPLGLHRLEINVQPDNTASVALARGAGFRLEGFSPAMLYIDGAWRDHERWALTAEMRD
- a CDS encoding DUF5107 domain-containing protein, with product MVIVTRIRHEVLTLPAAQLGPDNPLPPLRPPPLSASLERGDPHDEVHRIDDRGRDGLPRDMARQLGYEPLRSLLPVRVRDGYDRTREPRALDALVIENDRLRATVLPGLGGRIASLRHLPTGRELLYRNPVFQPANFALNGAWYSGGIEWNIGATGHTTLSCAPLHAARVPAPDGGEMLRLWEWERLRDLPFQVDLWLPDGSDFLYVGVRVRNPHERPVPAYWWSNIAVPEEWRVLAPAEEAWLPHFVGGAPIGYERRLRRVPVPSYDGIDRTHPLNSPYAADYFYEVPDGRRRWIAALDADGHGLVQTSTDTLRGRKLFVWGHLPGGRRWQEWLTEPGTGGYCEIQAGLARTQLEHVRLEAESEVSWLEAYGPLDAPPEGEWARAVQGAEERLESALPRARVAEAYAAWLPCADTEPGEILAAGSGWGALEVLRSDWKLPGTPFPESTLGAAQAPWRELLRTGSLPEPRRVRPPGETLVAPHWRDMLETAPATPHTEYHLGVAQWHAGDRAQAVRSWERALELAPSLWPLLRCLAVADQESGHHERAAERYADAFDDLCRERRDDGETWTAAVAALGREALPALLRAGRTADARAVWDRLLPAVRGRGRFRLLEAELLLAEGRPEQARAVFDAGFEVADLREGEEALGRLWSRLTDEPLPARYDFRMRPDTG